The stretch of DNA CTGGCGATGCAGCGGCTGCAACCAGTTCTACTGGTACGGCACGCATTGCGAGCGAGTGGAGGAGCTGATCGCGTGGTTGCGGAGCGCCTTGTCGGGAGAGCCGACGCGACTGCTGGAGGCAGCATGCGAGCGCACCGCCGGAGACGCGCCATCCGGTGCGTGAGACGGCGGGGATCTCGGTGGAGCGCGCTGTGCGGTCTTCGGCGCGTCCGGACTTCTGCGGGATGAGCGTGATCAGCGCTGTCGGCGCGAGCCACTCTTCCCTGAACGGCGGACGCGATGGATCGCGTTGGCGATCACCGGTGTTCGTGGTGGGGTGAGGGTGTGAGCTCAGCGATTGTCGGTCTGTGTCGGCTCTCGCCGCGTTCGCGGAGTGCACGCTCGACTGAGGCTCGACGGTAGGGCGAGTGCCCTCGTCCAGGCGGGGCAGAATTGACGAAGGGATCCGGTTCGGGGGAGGATTGACCGGTCGAGCGTGCCTGGTGACCCTCGAGCGGGAAGCGGGAGGATGGAGCGATGGGGCCAGCGGAACGGGAGCGCTTCGACACGCTCATTCTCGGCGGTGAGGTGATCGACCCGGCGAACCAGCGCTTCGGCCGTTTCGACATCGGGATCCGCGAGGGACGGATCGTGCGCGTGGCGCGTTCTCTGGCGGATGCCATCGCCGAGCAAGTGATCGATGCGCGGGGTCAGATCGTGACGCCGGGTCTCATCGACCTCCATACGCACGTCTACTGGGGTGCGACCTACTGGGGAATCGAAGCCGATCCGATCGCTGCGCGGACCGGAGTGACGACCTGGCTGGACGTCGGAAGTGCCGGAGCCTACACGTTTCCTGGTTTTCGCCGGTACATCGTCGAGCCGAGCCGGGTTCGGATTCTTGCACTTTTGAATCTCTCCTCGATCGGCTTGGTCGCCCCAACGTGGGAGTTCGCCAATCTCGACTATTGCGACCTCGAGCTCGCTGCCGCGATGATCGAGGCGAACCGCGACGTCATCCTCGGCGTCAAGGCGCGCATCGATGCCAATACCACGCGCGGTGTCGGGATCCGACCGCTCGAGCTGGCTCGAGAGCTCGCTGACCAGCTCGGACTTCCCCTCATGGTGCACATCGGGAACGGCCCACCGTCGATCGACGAGGTAGCCGCGCTCTTGCGCCCCGGTGACATTCTGACCCACTGTTTCACGGGTGGAACCATGCGGATTCTCACTCCGGATGGGCGGGTTCACCCCCGCATCCGCGAGTTGCACGAGCGCGGACTGGTCCTCGATATCGGGCATGGTGCAGGTTCGTTCAGCTTCGAGGTCGCCGAGCGGCTCCTGGCCGAGGGGATCGTGCCGGACGTCATCTCGAGCGATATCCACCAGCTGGCGATCCAGGGACCGATGTTCGACCTCCCCACCACGCTCTCCAAGTTCCTGGCGCTGGGACTCTCGCTGGCGGAGGTCATCGAGCGGGCGACGGTACGACCGGCCAAGATCATCGGCCGGCCGGAACTGGGGAGCTTGGCTGAGGGGACGCCAGCGGATATCGCCCTGTTCCAGGTGGTCGAGGGGATGTTCACTTTCTACGACGTGGCGATGCAGGCGCGGTCTGGCGACCGGCTTCTCGTCAATACGCTGACGATGGTCGATGGACGAATCGTGCCCCGGCAAGAGCCGAGTGCGCTCCATCCCTGGGCGCAGCTTCCCGAACACCAGCGCCCGATCGTCCAAATCGGACATCCCTACCGAGTCATGCAGGCACGAGGAGGCTGAATGAGCGAGCGCGATGGCGTCCTCATGCGGGAGCAACTGGCAGCACTGCTCGCGGCGGATCCACCTTTGCTCCGCGACCTTCCGGCGGTCGAGGCGCAACTTCAGCCGCACGGGATCGATTTGACTGTCTGGTCGGTCGCGCGCTTCGCAAGTGCTGGCCAGGTCGGCGAGATCGACGAAGAGCGTCGCCTGCCGGAGCTGGAGGTGGTCGAGCCGGATCGTGATGGCTGGTGGGAGCTCGAGCCAGGCCCGTACCTCGTGCGCTTCACCGAAACCGTGACGCTCCCACCGGACTGCATGGCCTATGCCCGCCCGCGCTCGAGTCTGCTCCGCTGTGGCGTCGCGGTGCACACCGCGGTCTGGGATGCCGGATACTCGGGGCAAGGGGTAGCACTGCTCGTCGTTTACAATCCGAAAGGCTTTCGGCTGCGCCGCTGTGCCCGCATCGCCCAACTCGTGCTGCACCGGCTGGAGCGGCCTGTCAGCGAGGGATACCGTGGCATGTACCAGGGCGAGCGCGGCTGAGGCACAGCGGAAATACTGCGCTGTCCCCCGGCAAGTTAGAGGGGAGGTGAGTCATGGCTGCCGAGCGGGCCGCGCTGTTCCTGGCGACGCGACTCCCGACGGACCCCAAGGAGGCCAAACGACGCCCTCATCCGGAGTCGGAGCTGGCAGACCAGGAGGCGCGGTTGCGCGAACTGGCTGCGCGCGAGTGCTACCACGTGACGCGCGTTTTCAGCGAGATCCTCCCCGAGTTTCCGGAGCAACGTCCGGGTCTCAAGGCGCTGCGCACGGCGATGTGGCTGCGCGAGATCGACGTCATCCTGGTGCCGTCACCGGAGTGCCTCTATCGGGATCCCGAGCGACTCAAGGCGTTCTTGATCGAGGCGCGGACGCTCGGGGAGCGTGTCGAATTCCTGGAGGTACCGCCGCTGTACGCTTGGGTCGTGAAAGAGTACGGGTGGCCGCGCGAGTGGTCGAGATGAACGAGGGGAAGATATGCTGAGGCGGATCATCGGTGCGCTGCGGCTCGACCCTACGGTCTACCGGGAGCTCCGCGATGATCCGACCGCCACGGTGCCGGCACTCCTGTTCGTCCTGCTCTGTGTCCTGGCAGCTGGCGTCGGCGGGTTACCCGGCGGTGGTCTGACCGCCTTCGGCATCGTGGCTGCTTCTGCCTTCGTGTCCTGGACGATCTTCGTCGTCGCGGCTTACCTCTTCGGCACGAAAGCGTTGCCGGGGCCGGAGACCGAGGCGACGTTGGGAGCGCTGGTGCGGACACTCGGCTTCGCCCTGGCGCCGAGTCTCTTGCTCGTTTTCGGAGTCGTTCCCGCGCTCCAGCTGGTCGTCGTGCCGCTGGCTTTTGTCTGGACTTTCTTCGCGACGCTCATGGCGCTCCGAGAAACACTGGCGGTCGGCACGCTGCGGGCGTTGCTGGTCGCGGTGCTCTCGTACGGTGCTGCTGCTCTCCTCGGCAGTATCTTGACGCCACCGGGACCATCCGGCTGAATGCAGAGCGTGACCTGCTTCAGCCGGGGAAGGGAGGGAATGGATGAGCGGAGCAGCGACGGAACGAGCCGCGCAGCGACGGGTTCCCGTGGAACGTCTGCGACGCCGACTCGATCCGATGACCTTGCCGTTCCAAACGACAGCCGAAGTGGATCCCGTTGTGGGGACGGTCGGGCAACCGCGGGCGCTGGAAGCGCTCGAGTTCGGTCTGGAGATCGCGTCCTACGGGTACAACGTCTACGTCGCGGGGCGTCCTGGCTCCGGTCGCGAGAGCACAGTGCTCCGTCTCGTGGAGCAGATCGCGGCGAAGCGTGCGACACCGCCTGATTGGGTTTACGTGCACAACTTCCAGGATCCCGAACGTCCCGTCGCGATCGCGCTGCCAGCTGGACGTGGAGCGCAGCTGGCGCGCGACATGGATGAGTTCCTGCGAGCTGCTCAGCAAGCGATTCCGCGAGCGTTCGAGAGCGAAGAGTACGACCGGCGGCGCCGGGCGATCATCGATCGCTTGAACCAGGAACGGGAACGGTTGTGGGAGGGCGTGCAGCAGTTCGCGCAGCAGCTGGGCTTCACGGTGGAGCTGACGCCAGCGGGGGTGATCAGCCTGCCGCTGGTACAGGGAAGGCCGCTGGCGCCGGAGGAGTACGAGCGGCTTCCACCACCGGTGCGCGAGGAGCTGGAGCGGCGCAACCAGCGGATCCAGGATCGCGTGGCCGATGCCTTGCGGGAGGTGCGTCGTCTCGAGCGCGAGACGGCCGAGCGCTTGCGCCAACTCGATCGGGAGGTCGCGCTCTTTGCGGTGGGCGGCCTGTTCGAGGAACTCCGCGAGCGGTACCAGGATCTTCCTCAGGTGCTCGCCTTCCTGGAGCAGGTGCGGGAGGATATTCCCGAGCACCTGCACGACTTTTTCCCGCCGCAACTCCCCGGTGTGCCAGCACCGATCGCCCAGCTGCAAGCGCTGCAACAGCAGGAGCATCTCGCGCGGTATCGCGTGAACGTGTTCGTCGACAACAGCCAAACGCGCGGTGCGCCAGTGATCTTCGAGCGAAATCCCTCGTACTACAACCTGGTCGGGCGAATCGATTACCGCGCCACGTTCGGCGCGATGGTGACTGACTTCAGCCAGATCCGTGCTGGAGCCTTGCACCGCGCGAACGGTGGCTTTCTGGTCGTCCATGTCCTCGACCTTCTGGCTAATCCGTTCGCCTGGGACGCGCTCAAGCGCGCGCTGATCACCCGCCAGGTCGTGATCGAGAATCTCGGCCAACAGTATGCTGTCCTGCCCACGGCGACACTGCGACCGGATCCGATCCCGCTCGACGTGAAGGTCGTCCTGGTCGGCTCGCCGTTCCTGTACTACTTTCTCGCTGCCTACGACGATGACTTTCGCGAGCTTTTCCGTGTACGGGCCGACTTCGCGCCGGACATGGACTGGAACGATCAACACGTGATGGGCTATGCGGCCTTCATCAGCCGGGTGGTGCGGGAACAGGGATTGCGCCACTTCGATCGCAGCGCGGTGGCGCGCGTGATCGAGTATGGAGCGCGCCAGGTCGAGCATCAGCGCAAGCTCTCGTCGCAACTCCTGGAGATCGGCAACCTGGTCGCGGAGGCGAGTTACTGGGCTAGCAAGGCTGGGCGCGAGATCGTGACTGCCGAGGATGTCGAGACGGCGATCCGCAAGAAGCGGTATCGTTCCGACCTTCTCGCCGAGCGGGTGCGCGACCTGATCGCCGAAGGAACGCTCAAGATCGAGACGAGCGGCGCGCGGGTGGGGCAGATCAATGGCCTGGCGGTCATCGAGCTCGGTGACTTCGCCTTCGGGAAACCCTCGCGCGTGACCGCGCGCGTCTCGCTGGGGCGCGGCAATCTGATCAGCATCGAGCGCGAGATCGCGCTGTCCGGCCCGATCCACTCGAAAGGCTTCTTGATCCTCTCCAACTACTTGGCGGGTGCCTATGCCCAGGATTTTCCGCTCGCCATAACCGCGTCCATCACCTTCGAGCAGGCGTACGAGGAGATCGAGGGTGACTCGGCTTCCTCGACCGAGCTCTATGCCTTGCTTTCGGCGCTTTCCGGACTCCCGATCAAGCAAGGGATCGCAGTTACCGGATCGGTGAACCAGTACGGCGACGTGCAGGCGATCGGTGGCGTGAACGAAAAGATCGAGGGGTTCTTCGCTGTCTGCAAGGTGCAGGGGCTGACCGGTGAGCAGGGTGTCATCATCCCGACGGCGAATGTCCAGCACCTGATGCTGGATGAAGAGGTGATCCAGGCGGTCGCCGAGGGGAAGTTCCACATCTGGGCGGTCGACTCGGTCGATCAGGGGATCGAGATCTTGACTGGTGTACCGGCTGGCGAGCGTCAGCCCGATGGGACGTATCCAGAGGGGACGGTCCACCGTCTGGTGATGGATCGGCTGCGCGAATATGCCGAGCGCATGCGCGACTTCGGCCGCCGGGAGGAACGCGAGGAGCGGTCGGAGCGAACCGAGGCGGCCGATCCGGAGCCAGCTGGCGAGCACTAGCGACGCTGGACCAGGCGTTCCCGGATCCGCTCCGCGAGGAGCTCGATCCCGCGTGTCCGCTGCTCCGGCTCGGCTGGTGCGATGCCGAACCAGCGCAGGAGCAGGGCGACCACAGCAGCGAGGATCGCGGCTGCCGCAGCGACGAGCGCGAGCAAGAGGATGCTCATCGTCGCCTTCCTCGTGGACATGGCGTGTCAGGCAGCACAGGCACGCCCGGTGCGCCTCGTCGGGACCCGGCCGTGGAACTGCTTTGGGCGCAGTCCGTGAAGGAGCTCGGCCGAGCGATCAGGTGGTACCAGCCTCGTCGCGAGCGAGCGGCTCTGGCTATCCTTCCTGCCGTGCAGGGAGGAGGCGGCGCCGGATGACCGGCGTCGCGCAGCCAGCGAGGAGATGTGACGATCGAGTGGATGAACCTGGGCACGCTCATCTTTCTGATCGGATTCGTGGTGTTACCGCTCGTGATCCTGGCGATATCGCTCTGGGCGTTGCTCAGCGAGCGCTCCCGTCGTGCGTGCCGGCATCAGGAACCAGCCGAGCGTTCGCCAGCAGATCCCCCGAGCCCGAACGCGTCGTGAATCGCTGGAACGGCGCGTGCGACCTCGTCTTCGCGGATCACGAATGAAATGTTGAGTTCCGACGACCCTTGCGCGATGGCGACGATGTTGATGCGATGTTGGCCGAGGGTCCCGAAGACGCGGCCGGCGACACCGGGTGTCCCGCGCATCCCGGCACCGACGACGGCGACGATGGCCATACCGGGTTCTTCCCAGAGGCGTGCGACGCGTCCCTTGAGGAGATCGAGTTCGAACTCCCGCTCCAGCGCACGCAACACTTTGCTGGCATCGGTGCGCCGGACGACAAAACCCAGGCTGTGCTGGGACGACGCCTGGAAGACCATAAAGACGTTGACGCCAGTCCGGCCGACGGTCTCGAAGACGCGGGCAGTGACGTCGGCGACGCTGAGGAAGCCGGATCCCTCGACGGTGATGACGCTCACGCCGGGAATCGCGGTGATCGCCTTGACCACCGAACCGTTCGAGCTGGTGTCCGGGCCGATACGTGTGCCCGGGTGCTCGGGGTTGAAGGTGTTCTTGATCCAGATCGGAATGCCACGCTCGGCAGCCGGTTGCATGGTGCGCGGGTGGATCACCTTGGCGCCGAAGTAGGCGAGTTCGGTCGCCTCGGCGAAGGAGATCGCGGGAAGCGTGCGCGCACTGGGGACGAGTCGCGGATCAGCCGTCATGACGCCATCGACGTCGGTCCAGATCCACACCTCGTCGGCGTCGAGCGCGTGAGCGAGGATCGAGGCGGAGAAGTCGGACCCGCCGCGGCCGAGCGTGGTGACCGCACCCTTCGGCGTGGCACCGAAGAAGCCGGTGACGACGGGCAGCTTGCCAGCTTCGAGAAGCGGGACGAGGATCGCCTCGGCGCGCGCCCGGGTTTCGTCGAGCAACGGGTTGGCGCTCCCGAAGTGGTCATCGGTCACGATGACCTTGTCGCTGTCGACCGGCACGGCTGGGATACCGCGTTCCTCGAGGACAGCTGCTATGAGGACTGCACTCATCCGCTCGCCGAAGGAGACGATCCAGTCCTGAGCACGCGGCGAGAGGTCGCGGAGTACGTGGACCGACTCGACGAGGCGCGCACAACGGGTGGCGAGTTCGGTCAGGCGGCTCACCGTCGCCTCCAGGCGCGCTGCGGTCGGGATCAGTTCCGCGGCCGCCCCGCGATGTCGCTCGACGAGTTCCTGTTGGAGCCTCGCTGCTGCCTGCTCGTCTCCCTCGGCTGCAGCTTGAGCGGCCGCGATGAGCTGGTTGGTGACGCCGCTCATCGCCGAGACGACGGCAACGAGGCGGCCGTCACCGCGATAGGCGTCGGCGATGATCCGTGCCGTGCGATCGATCGCGACGGCATTGCCGACCGACGTTCCCCCGAACTTCATCACCCGCATCGCGTTGGAATCCTTTCTGGGAGCCTTCGGCTCCATACGTGCTCCAAAGCTTCTCGAAGGGGAAAGGATACTCGAACGCGTCTCACAGCATGCGGGACGAGCACGATCACCTCGCGAATCAGCTTATGGTCGGATGAAGACGGTGTCGATGGCAGGGTCGCTCTGAGTGCTCTCATGATGTCAGCAGCTCGGGCATACTGCTCTCACCGCTCTGACGGTTGGCCGCGGTGTTAGACTCGTAGCGATTTCTGTCGGATACCCTGAAAGCCCACCTACCCGATCAGTTACCGTTCGACGATGGACAGGGAAGCGAGTTCCAGCGAGCGATGACCAGCCGAACGACACTCGTCCACAAGCAGCCACCGGATCTCACCGACGACGAGCTCGTCGCGCGGTTCCGGGCGGGGGACCGCGAGGCGTTCGCGCTGCTCTACGAGCGCTACGTCGACCGGGTTTACGACTTCGTCGCGCGCCTGGTGCGCGATCGGGAGGCGGCAGCTGACCTCACTCAGGAGACGTTCCTGAAGGCGATGCAAGGGCTGCGGGCTCGCCACGTCCAAGGCTCGCTGCGCGCCTGGCTCTTCACTATCGCGCGCAACACCGTCATCGACTACCAGCGACGCCAACGCACGACTGCGTTTTCGCAGCTCCCTTCCCCGGAGGGGGAGGAGTGGGAGCCGGAGCTCCCAGCCAGTGGACCCGAGGCTGAACCAGAGGAGACGGCTCGGCGACGCGAGCTGGCTGAGCTGGTCTGGCAAGCGGCGCGCGGGTTGCCGCCCAGTGATTACACCATCCTGGAACTGGCGCTCCGGCATGACCTCACGCCGGCCGAGGTTGCCCGCGTCGTCGGTGTCCGGCGAGGTGCGATCAACACCCGTCTCAGCCGGGTACGCGATGCGCTGGAGGAGAGCTTCACGGTTCTCCTGCTGGCTCGCCGCGGGCGCGAGGACTGCCCTGAATTGGCGCGCCTGTTGGAAGGCGTCGTGCTGCCGCTGGGGTTGACGCCCGAACTCCGGCGCGCGGTGGCGCGCCATGTCGACCAGTGCGAGATCTGTCAGCGCAACCGCCGGGCCATCAGCGCAGTCGATCTCCTTCCAGCGCTGGCGCCGATCCTGCCGGCGCCAGAGATCCGGGAAAAGATCCGCCAGTCGCTCGAGCAGGCGCTGGCGACACCTGCTTCGGCACCGCACCCCGTGCAGAAGCTGCAGGAATGGCTCCGGCAGTCGGCCTGGGGGAAAGCACTCGCGGGTCTGGTGGCGGGGATGGTGGTGCTCGTCTCGGCAGGCTGGGCCTACCTGAGTTGGGGTACCGCGCCAGTGAAGGTGGAGACCCGCAATTGTCCGCCGCTCGAGCTGCGCCTGGCGGGACCGGCGGCGCTGGCTGGTCGTGCGCTCGGGGTGCCGAGCCTCCTGGCTCCGGGGCAGCCGGCGAGCTT from Thermomicrobium roseum DSM 5159 encodes:
- a CDS encoding amidohydrolase/deacetylase family metallohydrolase; the protein is MGPAERERFDTLILGGEVIDPANQRFGRFDIGIREGRIVRVARSLADAIAEQVIDARGQIVTPGLIDLHTHVYWGATYWGIEADPIAARTGVTTWLDVGSAGAYTFPGFRRYIVEPSRVRILALLNLSSIGLVAPTWEFANLDYCDLELAAAMIEANRDVILGVKARIDANTTRGVGIRPLELARELADQLGLPLMVHIGNGPPSIDEVAALLRPGDILTHCFTGGTMRILTPDGRVHPRIRELHERGLVLDIGHGAGSFSFEVAERLLAEGIVPDVISSDIHQLAIQGPMFDLPTTLSKFLALGLSLAEVIERATVRPAKIIGRPELGSLAEGTPADIALFQVVEGMFTFYDVAMQARSGDRLLVNTLTMVDGRIVPRQEPSALHPWAQLPEHQRPIVQIGHPYRVMQARGG
- a CDS encoding deoxyuridine 5'-triphosphate nucleotidohydrolase, producing the protein MSERDGVLMREQLAALLAADPPLLRDLPAVEAQLQPHGIDLTVWSVARFASAGQVGEIDEERRLPELEVVEPDRDGWWELEPGPYLVRFTETVTLPPDCMAYARPRSSLLRCGVAVHTAVWDAGYSGQGVALLVVYNPKGFRLRRCARIAQLVLHRLERPVSEGYRGMYQGERG
- a CDS encoding aspartate kinase; the protein is MRVMKFGGTSVGNAVAIDRTARIIADAYRGDGRLVAVVSAMSGVTNQLIAAAQAAAEGDEQAAARLQQELVERHRGAAAELIPTAARLEATVSRLTELATRCARLVESVHVLRDLSPRAQDWIVSFGERMSAVLIAAVLEERGIPAVPVDSDKVIVTDDHFGSANPLLDETRARAEAILVPLLEAGKLPVVTGFFGATPKGAVTTLGRGGSDFSASILAHALDADEVWIWTDVDGVMTADPRLVPSARTLPAISFAEATELAYFGAKVIHPRTMQPAAERGIPIWIKNTFNPEHPGTRIGPDTSSNGSVVKAITAIPGVSVITVEGSGFLSVADVTARVFETVGRTGVNVFMVFQASSQHSLGFVVRRTDASKVLRALEREFELDLLKGRVARLWEEPGMAIVAVVGAGMRGTPGVAGRVFGTLGQHRINIVAIAQGSSELNISFVIREDEVARAVPAIHDAFGLGGSAGERSAGS
- a CDS encoding Lon protease family protein, giving the protein MSGAATERAAQRRVPVERLRRRLDPMTLPFQTTAEVDPVVGTVGQPRALEALEFGLEIASYGYNVYVAGRPGSGRESTVLRLVEQIAAKRATPPDWVYVHNFQDPERPVAIALPAGRGAQLARDMDEFLRAAQQAIPRAFESEEYDRRRRAIIDRLNQERERLWEGVQQFAQQLGFTVELTPAGVISLPLVQGRPLAPEEYERLPPPVREELERRNQRIQDRVADALREVRRLERETAERLRQLDREVALFAVGGLFEELRERYQDLPQVLAFLEQVREDIPEHLHDFFPPQLPGVPAPIAQLQALQQQEHLARYRVNVFVDNSQTRGAPVIFERNPSYYNLVGRIDYRATFGAMVTDFSQIRAGALHRANGGFLVVHVLDLLANPFAWDALKRALITRQVVIENLGQQYAVLPTATLRPDPIPLDVKVVLVGSPFLYYFLAAYDDDFRELFRVRADFAPDMDWNDQHVMGYAAFISRVVREQGLRHFDRSAVARVIEYGARQVEHQRKLSSQLLEIGNLVAEASYWASKAGREIVTAEDVETAIRKKRYRSDLLAERVRDLIAEGTLKIETSGARVGQINGLAVIELGDFAFGKPSRVTARVSLGRGNLISIEREIALSGPIHSKGFLILSNYLAGAYAQDFPLAITASITFEQAYEEIEGDSASSTELYALLSALSGLPIKQGIAVTGSVNQYGDVQAIGGVNEKIEGFFAVCKVQGLTGEQGVIIPTANVQHLMLDEEVIQAVAEGKFHIWAVDSVDQGIEILTGVPAGERQPDGTYPEGTVHRLVMDRLREYAERMRDFGRREEREERSERTEAADPEPAGEH
- a CDS encoding YIP1 family protein; protein product: MLRRIIGALRLDPTVYRELRDDPTATVPALLFVLLCVLAAGVGGLPGGGLTAFGIVAASAFVSWTIFVVAAYLFGTKALPGPETEATLGALVRTLGFALAPSLLLVFGVVPALQLVVVPLAFVWTFFATLMALRETLAVGTLRALLVAVLSYGAAALLGSILTPPGPSG
- a CDS encoding RNA polymerase sigma factor, which codes for MTSRTTLVHKQPPDLTDDELVARFRAGDREAFALLYERYVDRVYDFVARLVRDREAAADLTQETFLKAMQGLRARHVQGSLRAWLFTIARNTVIDYQRRQRTTAFSQLPSPEGEEWEPELPASGPEAEPEETARRRELAELVWQAARGLPPSDYTILELALRHDLTPAEVARVVGVRRGAINTRLSRVRDALEESFTVLLLARRGREDCPELARLLEGVVLPLGLTPELRRAVARHVDQCEICQRNRRAISAVDLLPALAPILPAPEIREKIRQSLEQALATPASAPHPVQKLQEWLRQSAWGKALAGLVAGMVVLVSAGWAYLSWGTAPVKVETRNCPPLELRLAGPAALAGRALGVPSLLAPGQPASFRLPAGEIEVQVSEREATLRLAGIPVRIRILADLAAVSWDGEDLLGQGPVQRQVARSARQAVVLVCR